A single region of the Prochlorococcus marinus str. MIT 0917 genome encodes:
- the hemL gene encoding glutamate-1-semialdehyde 2,1-aminomutase gives MTDALNTKRSEEIFGSAKNLMPGGVSSPVRAFKSVEGDPIVFDRVKGPYAWDVDGNRYIDYVGSWGPAICGHAHPEVISALQETLEKGTSFGAPCVLENKLAEMVIEAVPSVEMVRFVNSGTEACMAVLRLMRAFTGRDKVIKFEGCYHGHADMFLVKAGSGVATLGLPDSPGVPRSTTANTLTAPYNDLEAVKELFAENPDAISGVILEPVVGNAGFITPEPGFLEGLRELTQENGALLVFDEVMTGFRISYGGAQERFGVTPDLTTMGKVIGGGLPVGAYGGRKEIMSMVSPSGPMYQAGTLSGNPLAMTAGIKTLELLKQEGTYEKLESLTKKLVDGVITAAKESNIAIYGHSISAMFGFYLCEGPVRNFEEAKSADTNRFSKLHRLMLQKGVYLAPSAFEAGFTSLAHSEDDINSTIKAFQECFSEIS, from the coding sequence GTGACAGACGCGTTGAACACAAAAAGATCTGAAGAAATTTTTGGCTCTGCCAAAAATTTAATGCCTGGTGGAGTCAGTTCACCTGTAAGAGCTTTCAAATCTGTTGAAGGGGATCCAATCGTCTTTGATCGAGTTAAGGGTCCTTATGCTTGGGATGTTGATGGAAACAGATACATCGACTATGTAGGTAGCTGGGGGCCTGCGATTTGTGGTCATGCACATCCAGAGGTGATTTCCGCTCTTCAAGAAACGCTCGAAAAAGGTACGAGCTTCGGAGCGCCTTGTGTACTCGAGAATAAGCTCGCTGAGATGGTCATAGAAGCCGTACCAAGCGTTGAAATGGTTCGCTTTGTTAATAGCGGCACAGAAGCTTGTATGGCTGTTCTTCGTTTAATGAGAGCCTTTACTGGTAGAGATAAAGTTATCAAATTCGAAGGTTGCTATCACGGGCATGCAGACATGTTTTTAGTGAAAGCCGGCTCAGGCGTAGCAACACTTGGTCTACCAGACTCTCCTGGGGTTCCAAGAAGTACAACCGCCAATACGCTTACTGCTCCTTATAACGATCTTGAAGCTGTAAAAGAGCTTTTTGCTGAAAATCCAGATGCGATTTCTGGAGTCATACTTGAGCCTGTTGTTGGGAATGCAGGCTTCATCACACCTGAACCAGGATTCTTAGAGGGTTTGAGAGAGTTAACACAGGAGAACGGTGCTCTTTTAGTTTTTGATGAAGTAATGACTGGTTTTAGAATCAGCTATGGAGGAGCCCAAGAGCGTTTTGGAGTAACTCCTGATTTAACCACTATGGGGAAGGTAATTGGTGGAGGACTTCCTGTTGGGGCCTATGGCGGTCGTAAAGAAATCATGTCAATGGTTTCGCCTTCTGGTCCTATGTATCAAGCAGGCACATTAAGCGGTAATCCTCTTGCCATGACAGCAGGAATTAAAACTCTTGAACTCCTCAAGCAAGAAGGTACATATGAAAAATTAGAATCTCTTACGAAAAAGCTAGTCGATGGAGTCATTACAGCTGCTAAAGAATCAAATATTGCCATTTATGGTCATAGCATTAGCGCTATGTTCGGATTTTATCTATGTGAAGGACCAGTAAGAAACTTTGAAGAAGCCAAATCTGCTGATACAAATCGGTTTAGCAAATTGCATAGACTCATGCTTCAAAAGGGTGTTTATTTAGCTCCCAGTGCATTTGAAGCTGGTTTTACATCACTTGCTCATTCTGAAGATGATATAAATTCAACAATAAAAGCTTTTCAAGAATGTTTCTCTGAAATCTCATAA
- a CDS encoding lysylphosphatidylglycerol synthase domain-containing protein translates to MIRIKVNSFVLWAISKINIKLFITLICFVFLGTSIYTNFESLSNQTIGMEEMLWLSGGILFSFLSIIINAYAWKFLINNIGCNTINLNIIKIFLTTNIYKYLPGGIWHFVARFNTLRLELATDKSVESILLEPLLMLVAGLIFIPFGSFNIALFMLCWSSTLLFLPAFRQFLIKKLRSMKANFFTKIDHLKDKELENNTQNISTRMFYPYKPLFVEIIFVLSRFLGFLCCINAFSIGRLISHGELISSFSLAWIIGLIVPAAPGGLGVFESVILFSLGSHLPEAPLLASLLCYRLVSTISDILAALIYPIKKIFKV, encoded by the coding sequence ATGATTCGAATTAAAGTAAATAGTTTTGTTCTTTGGGCGATCTCCAAGATTAACATTAAACTTTTTATAACATTAATTTGTTTTGTATTTCTTGGTACTTCAATTTATACGAATTTTGAGTCTTTATCTAATCAGACAATTGGAATGGAAGAGATGTTATGGCTATCAGGAGGAATTCTATTTAGTTTTTTAAGTATAATAATTAATGCTTATGCATGGAAATTTTTAATAAATAATATTGGTTGTAATACCATTAATTTGAATATAATAAAAATATTTTTGACTACAAATATATATAAATATTTACCTGGAGGAATATGGCATTTTGTGGCTAGATTTAATACTTTGCGATTGGAATTAGCAACTGATAAATCAGTAGAGTCTATTTTATTAGAACCATTATTAATGCTGGTTGCAGGCCTAATTTTTATACCGTTTGGGAGTTTTAATATAGCTTTATTTATGCTTTGCTGGTCATCTACTTTATTATTTTTACCAGCATTTAGACAGTTTTTAATTAAAAAATTGAGGTCAATGAAGGCAAATTTCTTTACTAAGATTGATCACCTAAAAGATAAAGAATTAGAAAATAATACTCAAAATATTTCAACAAGGATGTTTTATCCCTATAAACCACTATTTGTAGAGATCATATTTGTTTTGTCTCGCTTTCTTGGCTTTTTATGTTGTATAAATGCATTTTCTATAGGGCGGTTGATTTCTCATGGTGAATTAATATCTTCCTTTTCTTTAGCATGGATAATCGGTCTTATAGTACCTGCAGCCCCAGGAGGCTTAGGTGTATTTGAATCTGTGATTCTATTTAGTCTTGGTTCACATTTGCCTGAAGCACCTCTCTTGGCTTCATTGCTTTGCTATCGTCTTGTTTCAACAATTTCAGATATTCTCGCAGCTTTGATTTATCCAATTAAAAAAATATTTAAAGTTTAA
- the hemC gene encoding hydroxymethylbilane synthase — MTLDQLRIASRRSQLAMVQTNWVRDELQKAHPDLAITIEAMATQGDKILDVALAKIGDKGLFTKELEAQMLVGHAEIAVHSLKDLPTNLPKGLILGCITEREDPSDALVVNEKNQIHKLETLPEGSVVGTSSLRRLAQLRYHYPHLVFKDVRGNVITRLEKLDSGEYDCLILAAAGLQRLGFANRIHQLIPTDISLHAVGQGALGIECVSGQQEVLDILKTLEHESTSKRCLAERSFLRELEGGCQVPIGVRTEINNDELILEGMVASLDGKRLIRDIKKGSVSSAEEIGIDLANELKGRGAGEILEEIFKSARA, encoded by the coding sequence ATGACACTAGACCAACTGCGCATCGCCTCTCGCCGAAGCCAGCTGGCCATGGTTCAGACGAACTGGGTACGAGATGAACTACAAAAAGCACATCCTGATCTTGCTATCACTATCGAAGCAATGGCTACACAGGGTGACAAAATACTTGATGTGGCTTTAGCAAAAATAGGAGATAAAGGTCTTTTCACTAAAGAGCTTGAAGCTCAAATGCTTGTTGGTCATGCCGAAATTGCGGTCCACTCATTGAAAGATTTACCTACCAATCTTCCAAAGGGATTAATTCTTGGCTGCATAACTGAAAGGGAGGATCCTTCAGACGCGTTAGTCGTGAATGAGAAAAATCAAATTCACAAACTAGAGACTCTGCCGGAAGGTTCTGTAGTAGGGACTAGTTCTTTAAGAAGGCTTGCTCAATTGCGATACCATTATCCTCATCTGGTTTTCAAAGATGTAAGAGGAAATGTTATTACACGATTAGAAAAACTTGACTCAGGAGAATATGACTGTCTTATTTTGGCAGCTGCTGGATTGCAAAGACTTGGTTTTGCTAATCGAATACATCAGTTAATTCCAACAGATATTTCACTACATGCGGTAGGACAGGGAGCTCTTGGGATTGAATGTGTAAGTGGTCAACAAGAGGTATTAGATATTTTAAAAACACTTGAACACGAATCAACATCTAAAAGATGTTTAGCAGAAAGGTCTTTCCTCAGAGAGCTTGAAGGAGGATGTCAAGTTCCAATAGGCGTTAGAACTGAAATTAACAACGATGAATTAATTCTTGAAGGAATGGTCGCAAGTTTAGATGGTAAAAGATTAATTAGAGATATAAAGAAAGGATCGGTAAGCTCTGCAGAGGAAATAGGAATAGACTTAGCCAATGAATTAAAAGGCCGTGGTGCAGGAGAAATATTAGAAGAGATTTTCAAGTCTGCAAGGGCCTAA
- a CDS encoding CobW family GTP-binding protein produces MNTNESNAQENIDCKTNIPITIISGFLGSGKTTLLNHILTNQKGIKTAVLVNEFGEIGIDNELIIKTEEEMIELSNGCICCSINGELVEAIEKLINFNKNLEYIIIETTGLADPLPVAMTLLGSELRDQTRLDSIITLIDAENFNHVALESSIGRSQVIYGDILILNKCDLVSNKNIEETISKLKEIKNDVRILKSIKGNIPLNLLLSVGLFETDLINKKESVHDHSHDHSNEHSHEHSEEDNKIEDFLSVSFQTKEPFSLRKFQYFLDNQLKSNVFRAKGILWFSESERRHVFHLAGKRISIEDSEWGEERNNQLVFIGKELDKEKLLSQLNLCIDK; encoded by the coding sequence ATGAATACGAATGAATCTAATGCTCAAGAAAATATAGATTGCAAAACTAATATTCCTATTACAATTATATCAGGATTTTTAGGATCAGGTAAAACAACTTTATTAAATCATATCCTCACTAATCAGAAAGGTATAAAGACAGCTGTATTAGTTAACGAATTTGGTGAAATAGGAATTGATAATGAGTTAATAATCAAGACTGAAGAAGAAATGATAGAGCTAAGTAATGGATGTATTTGTTGTTCTATAAATGGTGAATTAGTAGAAGCAATAGAAAAGTTAATTAATTTCAACAAGAACTTAGAATACATTATTATTGAAACTACAGGATTAGCCGATCCTCTCCCAGTTGCAATGACATTACTTGGAAGTGAGTTAAGAGATCAAACAAGATTAGACTCTATTATAACTTTAATTGATGCTGAGAACTTTAATCATGTTGCCTTAGAAAGTTCAATAGGTAGATCCCAAGTAATCTATGGTGATATTTTAATTCTCAACAAATGTGATTTAGTATCTAATAAAAATATAGAAGAAACTATATCAAAGTTAAAAGAAATAAAAAATGATGTGAGAATTTTAAAAAGTATTAAAGGGAATATTCCTCTTAATCTATTATTAAGTGTAGGTCTATTTGAAACTGATCTAATAAATAAAAAAGAATCGGTTCATGATCACTCTCATGATCACTCCAATGAGCACTCTCATGAGCACTCAGAAGAAGATAATAAAATTGAAGATTTTCTTTCTGTTTCTTTTCAAACTAAAGAACCTTTCTCTCTTAGGAAATTCCAATATTTTCTAGATAATCAATTAAAAAGTAATGTTTTCAGAGCGAAGGGGATCCTTTGGTTTAGCGAAAGTGAGAGACGACATGTCTTTCACCTTGCTGGCAAAAGAATTTCTATTGAAGATAGTGAATGGGGGGAGGAAAGAAATAATCAACTTGTCTTTATTGGAAAAGAATTAGATAAAGAGAAATTACTCTCTCAATTAAATTTATGTATTGACAAATAA
- a CDS encoding inorganic diphosphatase, with protein sequence MANLDQAPSRIMPNLLHVLPAFANESEHRVNTIVELNSNTINKYELITETGHLKLDRVGYSSLAYPFAYGCLPRTWDEDGDPLDIEIVNVTEPLVPGSIVEARIIGIMTFDDGGEVDDKVIGVIADDKRMDHIKSFEQLGKHWIKETTYYWEHYKDLKKPGTCTVNGFFGVEKAVEIIKSCEKRYLSEIDPNLIN encoded by the coding sequence ATGGCTAACCTTGACCAAGCACCTAGCAGAATAATGCCTAATCTGCTTCATGTCTTACCTGCGTTTGCCAATGAATCTGAACATAGAGTCAATACAATTGTTGAGTTGAATTCAAATACAATAAATAAATATGAGCTCATTACTGAAACAGGACATTTAAAGCTTGATCGAGTTGGATATTCTTCCCTCGCCTACCCGTTCGCTTATGGATGTCTTCCACGTACATGGGATGAAGACGGCGATCCATTAGATATCGAAATTGTTAATGTTACAGAGCCGTTAGTCCCCGGTTCAATTGTTGAAGCAAGGATTATAGGAATAATGACCTTTGATGATGGAGGTGAAGTTGACGACAAAGTTATTGGCGTAATAGCTGATGATAAGAGGATGGATCACATAAAAAGCTTTGAACAATTAGGAAAACACTGGATTAAGGAAACAACTTATTATTGGGAGCATTATAAAGATCTTAAAAAACCAGGAACTTGTACTGTAAATGGTTTCTTTGGTGTTGAAAAAGCAGTTGAGATTATCAAATCCTGCGAGAAGCGTTACTTATCTGAAATAGACCCTAATTTAATTAATTAA
- the larC gene encoding nickel pincer cofactor biosynthesis protein LarC, with translation MKSIFIDCCLGISGDMLASALLDLGVPKSIFLDNLVRLNIEKNYNVKFNMGTSEGIKGIVCTKNEIPFKEVSRNLNDIKNLLLDSKLNEYVKKKSIRVFEILAEAEAVVHGNEVSDVHFHELGSMDSIIDIVNVCSAIDFLKPYSIYFSDPPSGKGIVSTSHGPLPIPVPTVAEIARQKKIPLMLLDDKYFGEITTPTGIALIATFIDKVYQPDKINIEKIGIGLGSKNISRPNFLRVMLISENDDYIGNNKPSFQTIISQEAWIDDSTPEDVAVLIERLRSAGAIDVICYSVDMKKNRKGICIQAILYPKHKNLLREVWFNYSTTIGIRENNISRWILPRRTVSHKTKFGIVNVKQVMRPNGQTSIKLEHKDLTKITLNTGIPIEEIRKKLIIELSGFYELDDYSF, from the coding sequence ATGAAATCTATTTTTATTGATTGTTGTCTTGGAATATCTGGAGATATGCTTGCATCAGCATTATTAGATTTAGGTGTTCCGAAATCTATTTTCTTGGATAACTTAGTAAGACTAAATATAGAGAAAAATTATAATGTCAAATTCAACATGGGAACTAGTGAAGGTATAAAAGGAATTGTCTGTACAAAAAATGAAATCCCATTTAAGGAAGTATCTAGAAATCTTAATGATATAAAAAACTTACTTCTAGATTCAAAACTTAATGAATATGTGAAGAAAAAGTCTATTAGGGTTTTTGAAATTCTTGCAGAAGCAGAAGCAGTTGTTCATGGGAATGAAGTCTCAGATGTTCATTTTCATGAACTAGGTTCAATGGATTCCATAATTGACATTGTTAATGTTTGCTCTGCTATAGATTTTTTAAAGCCATACAGTATTTATTTTTCAGATCCACCTTCAGGGAAAGGAATCGTATCCACTTCACATGGACCTCTCCCTATTCCAGTACCTACAGTTGCAGAGATAGCGAGGCAAAAAAAAATTCCATTAATGCTTCTTGATGATAAATATTTTGGTGAAATTACAACCCCTACTGGCATCGCATTGATAGCAACTTTTATAGATAAGGTTTATCAACCAGATAAAATAAATATTGAAAAGATTGGTATAGGCTTAGGAAGTAAAAATATTTCTCGACCTAACTTTTTAAGAGTTATGCTGATATCTGAAAATGATGATTATATAGGAAATAATAAGCCTTCTTTTCAAACTATAATTTCTCAGGAGGCTTGGATTGATGATTCCACACCTGAAGATGTTGCGGTTTTAATCGAAAGATTAAGATCTGCAGGTGCTATAGATGTTATTTGTTATTCGGTAGATATGAAAAAAAATAGAAAAGGGATATGTATACAAGCTATTCTCTACCCTAAACATAAAAATTTACTGAGGGAAGTTTGGTTTAACTATAGTACTACAATTGGAATAAGAGAAAATAACATTAGCCGCTGGATACTTCCAAGAAGAACAGTGAGTCATAAAACTAAATTTGGCATAGTTAATGTTAAACAAGTAATGAGACCAAATGGTCAGACTTCAATAAAATTAGAACATAAAGACTTGACTAAAATAACTTTAAATACAGGAATTCCAATAGAAGAGATTCGTAAGAAACTAATTATAGAATTATCAGGATTTTATGAATTAGATGATTACTCCTTTTGA
- the xth gene encoding exodeoxyribonuclease III: MLVATWNVNSIRSRIDHVKEWLITNKVDILCLQETKTEDKFFPIEIFSNLGYEVSISGQKSYNGVAIISRFPINNIKIGFNEIIKGYKDLNILNEQKRIISAEINDIRIINVYVPNGSSINSDKFIYKEKWLECLQFYLRKINSNHTPICLLGDFNIAPEDRDIHTPSNYKESIMASSKERKLLKDALGEELEDVFRIFEPGDKNWSWWDYRHSAWERDKGWRIDHIYLTEDILSCANSCWIDKEPRSREKPSDHAPVVVDISWPPSDIENEDFF; encoded by the coding sequence TTGCTTGTTGCAACCTGGAATGTCAATTCTATTCGTTCAAGAATAGATCATGTCAAAGAATGGCTCATCACTAACAAAGTTGACATTCTTTGCTTACAAGAGACAAAAACAGAAGATAAGTTTTTCCCAATTGAAATTTTTTCAAACCTTGGATATGAGGTTTCAATCTCTGGTCAAAAGTCTTACAATGGAGTAGCAATAATAAGTCGATTTCCAATTAATAATATCAAGATTGGTTTTAATGAAATAATCAAGGGCTATAAAGATTTAAATATATTAAACGAACAAAAAAGAATCATAAGTGCTGAAATTAATGACATTAGGATTATAAATGTTTATGTTCCAAATGGGTCATCTATAAATTCAGACAAGTTTATTTATAAAGAAAAATGGCTAGAATGCCTACAATTCTATCTAAGGAAAATCAATTCAAATCATACACCTATATGCTTATTAGGAGACTTTAATATTGCTCCTGAAGATAGAGATATACATACGCCAAGTAATTATAAAGAATCAATTATGGCTTCTTCAAAAGAAAGAAAGTTACTTAAAGATGCTTTAGGAGAGGAATTAGAGGATGTTTTTAGAATTTTCGAGCCAGGTGATAAAAATTGGTCTTGGTGGGATTATCGCCATTCAGCCTGGGAAAGAGACAAGGGTTGGCGAATAGATCATATTTACTTAACAGAAGATATTCTTAGTTGTGCCAATAGTTGTTGGATAGACAAAGAGCCAAGATCAAGAGAGAAACCCAGTGATCACGCACCTGTAGTTGTCGACATTAGCTGGCCTCCATCAGATATTGAAAATGAAGATTTCTTTTAA
- a CDS encoding secondary thiamine-phosphate synthase enzyme YjbQ produces MEQILSTLDFQTKKQGFTDITKNINNWIQYKKFRKGILLIFLKHTSCSLIINENADINVLKDLSAYMKAIVPEKGFYPIDRSSKKIEYLHSQEGLDDMPAHIRTMLTSNNLSFSVVDGELKIGLWQGIYIWEHRTSNKSRSLQLHAIGDFDLN; encoded by the coding sequence ATGGAACAGATTTTATCAACTTTAGATTTTCAGACGAAGAAACAAGGTTTTACTGATATAACAAAAAATATTAATAATTGGATCCAATATAAAAAGTTTAGAAAAGGAATACTTCTTATTTTTCTAAAGCATACAAGCTGTAGTTTAATTATAAATGAAAATGCTGATATTAATGTCCTAAAAGATCTATCTGCATACATGAAAGCTATTGTCCCAGAGAAGGGATTTTATCCAATTGACAGAAGTAGCAAAAAAATAGAATATCTTCATTCACAAGAAGGGTTGGACGATATGCCAGCTCATATAAGAACAATGCTTACTTCAAACAATTTAAGCTTCAGTGTTGTAGATGGTGAATTAAAAATAGGCTTATGGCAAGGCATCTATATATGGGAACATAGAACATCAAATAAATCAAGGTCATTACAATTGCATGCAATTGGTGATTTTGATTTAAATTAA
- a CDS encoding ABC transporter permease, producing MGLNNSRYILKFLVILLTFFILWPLFSLVREGLYGLQKGSIYLTINNINEIKGTLLLLILSLTLGVFLGVANGWILANCNFKGRKILRVCQLIPFATPAYLLAATLIDLGSINSIRVTGMLWGVLIMAFTTYPYVFLLSSESFEKGGRRQIEACRTLGIGPWKSFFRISLPIATPSITAGLALMAMEIINELGAVQLLNIPSISSGILESWVEEGEPSGAIALALFALILVFILVAIERKSRERSKRWTEGINIGNSPKWELKGTNLFLAQVITFTPPMLTLGIPITWAIINIDQMNQGFNTDIIGLTIRSFSLALIVSLITIFISLILSISKRWQNHQWLNILTFLSSIGYAIPGSVLALALLSFKGSIWQINILSLLIWGYSIRFLAVSKGGLDAGFERISPNIDNAAINLGKNWSEVLFKIHLPLLKGPMLVGALLVFVDTIKELPLTFILRPFDFDTLSVRIFQYAGDERVAESILPSLIIICLGLIASMALIPSLNNRKN from the coding sequence ATCGGATTGAACAATAGTCGCTACATATTAAAATTCTTAGTAATACTATTAACTTTTTTTATTTTATGGCCTTTATTTAGTCTTGTAAGAGAAGGTTTATACGGTCTTCAAAAAGGGTCTATTTATTTAACGATAAACAATATTAATGAAATAAAAGGAACACTATTATTATTGATTCTTTCTCTAACTCTAGGAGTATTTCTAGGAGTAGCTAATGGTTGGATTTTAGCCAATTGCAATTTCAAAGGGAGAAAAATTCTTAGAGTTTGCCAACTAATTCCTTTTGCAACTCCAGCTTATCTTTTAGCGGCTACATTAATTGACCTCGGCAGCATAAATTCCATAAGGGTAACCGGTATGTTGTGGGGTGTATTAATAATGGCATTCACAACCTATCCATATGTATTTCTACTTAGTTCAGAAAGTTTTGAGAAAGGTGGTAGAAGGCAAATTGAGGCATGTAGAACTCTTGGAATAGGTCCTTGGAAAAGTTTTTTTAGAATCTCTCTACCAATAGCAACTCCATCAATTACTGCTGGGTTAGCTTTAATGGCGATGGAAATCATAAATGAATTAGGTGCCGTTCAACTTTTAAATATTCCAAGTATTTCTTCTGGAATACTTGAGAGTTGGGTAGAGGAAGGTGAGCCTTCAGGTGCCATAGCTCTTGCCTTATTTGCTCTGATTTTAGTTTTTATATTAGTTGCAATTGAACGCAAATCGAGAGAAAGAAGTAAACGTTGGACAGAAGGAATAAATATTGGGAACTCACCAAAATGGGAATTAAAAGGTACAAATCTATTCCTTGCTCAAGTTATAACCTTTACTCCTCCAATGCTTACATTGGGCATCCCAATTACATGGGCAATAATAAATATTGACCAAATGAATCAAGGCTTCAACACAGATATAATTGGATTAACTATTAGAAGCTTTAGTTTAGCTTTAATTGTTTCATTAATAACAATATTTATATCATTAATTTTATCAATCTCCAAGAGATGGCAAAATCATCAATGGCTTAATATATTAACCTTCTTATCAAGTATTGGCTATGCAATTCCTGGTTCTGTTTTAGCCCTTGCTCTTCTTTCCTTTAAAGGAAGTATCTGGCAAATAAACATATTAAGCTTACTAATTTGGGGTTATAGCATTCGATTCTTAGCTGTTTCGAAAGGTGGGCTTGATGCTGGCTTTGAGAGGATTTCACCAAATATAGATAATGCTGCCATAAATCTTGGCAAGAACTGGTCAGAGGTCCTTTTCAAAATACATCTACCACTTCTTAAAGGTCCTATGTTGGTAGGTGCACTTCTGGTGTTTGTTGACACAATAAAGGAATTACCACTAACTTTTATATTAAGGCCATTTGATTTTGATACGCTCTCAGTACGAATATTCCAATATGCAGGAGATGAGAGAGTAGCAGAATCTATCTTACCTTCATTGATAATAATTTGTCTTGGATTAATAGCCTCTATGGCCTTAATACCAAGCTTAAACAACAGAAAAAACTAA
- a CDS encoding 4a-hydroxytetrahydrobiopterin dehydratase, protein MASLLEQNQLDYFIEKNPSWIIDNKMIKREFKFDNFIDAFGFMSKVALLSEKMDHHPDWQNTYNKVTINLTTHDQGGITTNDIKLAESIDKLIIT, encoded by the coding sequence ATGGCTTCATTATTAGAGCAAAATCAACTAGATTATTTTATAGAAAAGAACCCTTCTTGGATAATAGATAATAAAATGATAAAGAGAGAATTTAAATTTGATAATTTCATTGATGCTTTTGGCTTTATGAGTAAGGTCGCACTTTTATCTGAAAAAATGGATCATCATCCTGATTGGCAGAATACATATAATAAAGTTACAATAAATCTAACTACACATGACCAAGGTGGAATTACTACTAACGACATCAAGCTTGCAGAGTCTATTGATAAATTAATCATTACCTAA
- a CDS encoding carboxypeptidase M32 — protein sequence MSKSAWQLLGDYLKDTQLLGSIQSTLYWDQNTTMPIAGSTWRGEQLSLLAKQLHARQSSEQFEILIKEAKSELQNLKEKNDFESKPITDRFKNIELLEQDFNRQKRLDPKLVVELATAKSEGYMCWQEARKNNDFKSFSPALKKLISLRTEQSNQLCEERSCWETLAQPFEPNLTINRVSELFEPLKKRLPELIQKAATITNKKSKKWDLANSDQEKLCQILLNDWSRDPSNTAIAKSPHPFSITLGPDDYRITTRIVKGQPLSCLLATAHEWGHSLYEQGLPSESHQWFAWPLGQATSMAVHESQSLFWENRIARSFSFAKSFWHHFKNAGAPIHSENDLWINLNPFTPGLNRVEADELSYGLHIMIRTDLEIDLLERGLSVEDLPNEWNKRYLNLLGVSPENDTEGCLQDVHWSEGMFGYFPSYLLGHLISAQLTKTLEEDLGKIENIIESNQISKILGWLRKNVHHHGRSLDSEELVKKVSGATLTPNYFLEYLDNKLEKLSIISN from the coding sequence TTGTCAAAGTCTGCTTGGCAGCTTTTGGGTGATTACCTAAAAGATACGCAGTTGTTGGGATCTATACAAAGCACTCTCTATTGGGATCAAAATACAACTATGCCTATTGCTGGTTCCACTTGGAGAGGTGAGCAATTAAGTCTTTTAGCTAAGCAACTTCATGCAAGACAAAGTTCTGAACAGTTCGAAATTTTAATAAAAGAAGCAAAATCTGAACTTCAAAATTTAAAAGAGAAAAACGATTTTGAATCAAAACCTATTACTGACAGGTTTAAAAATATTGAGTTGCTTGAGCAAGATTTCAATAGACAAAAAAGATTGGATCCTAAATTGGTTGTTGAGCTTGCAACAGCAAAGTCTGAAGGTTATATGTGTTGGCAGGAAGCTAGGAAAAATAATGACTTCAAGAGCTTTTCTCCAGCCCTCAAGAAATTAATTTCACTACGAACAGAACAATCCAATCAGCTCTGTGAAGAAAGAAGTTGCTGGGAGACACTTGCCCAGCCTTTTGAACCGAACTTAACGATTAATCGTGTAAGCGAACTATTTGAACCTTTAAAAAAAAGATTGCCAGAATTGATTCAGAAGGCTGCGACAATAACTAATAAAAAGAGTAAAAAATGGGATTTAGCAAATAGCGATCAAGAAAAGCTCTGTCAAATACTTTTAAATGATTGGTCTAGGGATCCTTCTAATACAGCTATAGCTAAGTCCCCTCATCCATTCTCTATAACTTTAGGTCCTGACGATTATCGAATTACGACTCGAATAGTTAAAGGTCAGCCACTTTCTTGCTTATTAGCTACTGCCCATGAGTGGGGACATTCTCTGTATGAACAAGGCTTGCCTTCTGAAAGTCACCAATGGTTTGCATGGCCATTAGGTCAAGCAACTTCTATGGCTGTTCATGAGAGTCAATCTCTATTTTGGGAAAATAGAATTGCTAGGAGCTTTTCATTTGCAAAGTCTTTTTGGCATCATTTTAAGAATGCAGGTGCTCCAATTCACTCTGAAAATGATTTATGGATTAATCTAAATCCCTTTACTCCAGGGTTGAATAGAGTAGAGGCTGATGAACTTAGTTATGGCTTGCACATAATGATTAGGACTGACTTGGAAATTGATCTTCTAGAGAGAGGGCTTTCTGTAGAAGATCTGCCTAATGAATGGAATAAAAGGTATTTGAACCTTCTAGGTGTTTCGCCAGAAAATGATACTGAAGGATGTTTGCAAGATGTTCACTGGAGTGAGGGGATGTTTGGTTATTTCCCTTCTTATTTGCTTGGTCACCTTATTAGCGCTCAGTTAACAAAAACTCTTGAAGAAGACTTAGGGAAAATTGAAAATATTATTGAATCTAATCAAATCAGTAAAATATTGGGTTGGCTTCGCAAAAATGTTCATCATCATGGGAGAAGTTTGGATTCCGAGGAACTTGTAAAGAAGGTCTCCGGAGCAACATTAACACCAAATTATTTTCTTGAATACTTAGATAATAAACTTGAAAAGCTTTCTATAATCTCTAATTAA